Proteins co-encoded in one Hymenobacter swuensis DY53 genomic window:
- a CDS encoding PAS domain-containing sensor histidine kinase: MLRQLQAGVAILEGPDLRYSFINDRMRELVGEGQLGQRIADQPGLLSSTFLEVLPRIYAAGEEYTAKACACGPHHCYDLSVQPYHDEEGKVAGLLLLAVDVSEQEVARQRAHELALTTRHLDARLRVLTETAPLITYTVDANGKTTYASPQWYRFTGQPPTADLTAIWPLLIHPDDRLRVLYEAEFARRAGAGWNFEYRLRRYDGAYRWLLSRALPEMHPPDAPVYWHGALTEVHQERELSEARRRGEAELRFLADSIPELVWTASAEGLVEYYNQYTLEYTGLTKEELGPTGWVGLLQMEEQAAAARRWVQSVASGTEFEGEYRMRRHDGVYRWHVIRARQLSDGSGLRWFGTCTDIEEQYRLRQVLQTQYDELSRAHHNLDTFVYAASHDLRQPTNNLRGLFEELRRSVTFADPEQALMLQMVDGALSQLDSTLIDLATTIRTQRQQQEPIEILDLALVLEEILLVLRPEIMQRGARIDVLVQEAPGLRYSRANLRSVVHNLVSNALKFSHPVRPPHIVLRSYLTAEDQPVLEVHDNGLGMHIDDPLHPVFQLFARQHPHVDGTGVGLYLVQRIVSSQGGHVSVVSTLGEGTTFTVYWTVPTT; the protein is encoded by the coding sequence ATGCTGCGCCAACTACAGGCGGGTGTTGCAATACTGGAAGGCCCAGATCTACGCTACAGCTTTATAAACGACCGGATGCGGGAGTTGGTAGGCGAAGGACAGCTTGGCCAGCGGATAGCAGATCAGCCCGGACTGTTGTCCTCCACATTCCTGGAAGTGCTGCCCCGTATTTATGCGGCGGGGGAGGAATATACGGCTAAGGCCTGCGCGTGTGGTCCCCATCACTGCTACGATTTATCGGTGCAGCCTTACCACGATGAAGAGGGAAAGGTTGCTGGGCTACTCTTGCTAGCAGTGGACGTGAGTGAACAGGAAGTGGCCCGTCAGCGGGCCCATGAACTGGCCCTCACAACCCGCCACCTCGATGCCCGCTTGCGGGTGTTGACGGAAACAGCTCCTCTGATTACTTACACAGTGGATGCCAATGGGAAAACTACCTACGCAAGCCCGCAGTGGTACCGCTTTACGGGACAGCCCCCCACCGCCGACCTCACCGCCATCTGGCCGCTGCTCATCCATCCGGATGACCGCCTGCGGGTGTTATACGAAGCTGAGTTTGCGCGGCGGGCCGGAGCCGGCTGGAATTTTGAGTACCGCCTCCGCCGCTATGATGGAGCGTACCGCTGGCTGCTGAGCCGTGCCTTACCGGAAATGCACCCGCCCGATGCGCCGGTTTACTGGCATGGGGCACTCACAGAAGTACATCAGGAGCGTGAATTAAGCGAGGCCAGGCGCCGGGGTGAGGCTGAGCTCCGGTTTCTGGCTGATAGTATTCCAGAGCTGGTCTGGACGGCCTCAGCCGAGGGCCTGGTTGAGTACTATAACCAATATACACTGGAATACACTGGTCTGACCAAGGAGGAACTGGGTCCCACCGGGTGGGTGGGGTTGCTGCAGATGGAGGAACAGGCTGCTGCCGCCCGCCGCTGGGTGCAGAGTGTAGCCAGTGGTACCGAGTTCGAAGGCGAATACCGCATGCGCCGCCATGATGGTGTATACCGCTGGCATGTCATTCGGGCCCGGCAGCTGAGCGACGGTAGCGGTCTGCGCTGGTTTGGCACGTGCACCGATATAGAAGAGCAGTATCGGCTGCGCCAGGTGCTCCAGACCCAGTACGACGAACTTTCCCGCGCGCATCATAACCTCGATACCTTCGTGTATGCGGCCTCCCACGACCTACGGCAGCCTACCAATAACCTGCGCGGCCTGTTTGAGGAGCTACGACGCTCAGTTACCTTCGCTGACCCTGAACAGGCACTGATGCTACAGATGGTAGATGGCGCACTCTCGCAGCTGGATTCCACGCTGATTGACCTAGCTACTACCATTCGTACTCAACGGCAGCAGCAGGAACCGATAGAAATACTGGATCTTGCGTTAGTACTGGAAGAAATTCTGTTGGTACTTCGTCCTGAAATTATGCAGCGCGGTGCCCGAATTGATGTGCTGGTACAAGAGGCGCCCGGCCTGCGCTACAGCCGGGCCAATTTACGTTCGGTGGTGCACAACTTGGTTAGCAATGCTCTCAAGTTCAGTCATCCTGTCCGCCCTCCTCACATCGTATTGCGGAGCTACCTCACCGCCGAAGACCAACCTGTGCTGGAAGTGCATGATAACGGTTTGGGCATGCACATTGATGATCCGCTGCACCCTGTGTTTCAACTTTTTGCCCGCCAGCACCCGCACGTAGATGGAACCGGAGTAGGGCTGTACCTAGTGCAGCGTATAGTGAGTAGTCAAGGCGGGCATGTATCCGTGGTCAGTACCTTGGGTGAGGGTACTACTTTCACGGTGTACTGGACGGTTCCGACTACTTAA
- a CDS encoding BLUF domain-containing protein yields MKHIVYISRAVHALTDEDLQHLLDQSRRDNAQHGITGILFYSHGNIAQLFEGDATTADTLYERISRDGRHSDVRKLIDRPIAARSFSEWSMAFHPLAAESFQALQGFLLPHQVPPAPATLPVADALLVELVRLAVFGPDPSQPYHHTVASSL; encoded by the coding sequence ATGAAGCACATTGTGTATATAAGCCGGGCTGTACATGCGTTAACTGATGAGGATCTACAACACCTGCTGGACCAGAGTCGTCGGGACAACGCACAGCACGGTATTACTGGGATATTATTCTATAGCCATGGCAACATTGCCCAGCTATTTGAGGGCGATGCTACAACGGCCGATACACTGTATGAGCGGATCAGCCGCGACGGTCGGCATTCGGATGTGCGCAAGCTGATAGACCGGCCCATTGCCGCCCGCAGCTTTTCGGAATGGTCTATGGCATTTCATCCGCTGGCTGCCGAGAGCTTTCAAGCATTGCAGGGATTCTTGCTACCTCATCAGGTTCCGCCGGCCCCCGCCACGCTACCAGTTGCCGATGCACTCTTGGTTGAACTAGTGCGCTTGGCCGTATTCGGTCCTGACCCGTCGCAGCCCTATCATCACACAGTAGCCTCCTCGCTTTAA
- a CDS encoding DUF2490 domain-containing protein: MKNYVLVFTGCLLTTASFGQVPRLLDHNTLGWFVYSGDHALAPKWALHTEYQWRRINWAPQQQLARLGLVRTLSERVKISGGYTYFQTHRYGRYPTVPNRPEPENRLYEDVSLDDQLGRFTFTHRVRLEQRWLGTRAEEGRGPVETWEYQNRIRYQLSGQFPLQGPAVENGEWYLNAFDELFIGFGRNVGDNVFNQNRISGGLGYQFADNAKVELNYLYQISQHAEPEPVSGRPVFEINHGFRLNVLYDLDFTGE; encoded by the coding sequence ATGAAAAATTACGTACTCGTATTTACCGGCTGCCTGCTGACCACCGCCAGCTTCGGCCAGGTTCCCCGTCTGCTCGACCACAATACCCTGGGCTGGTTCGTGTACTCCGGCGACCATGCCCTGGCCCCGAAATGGGCACTGCACACCGAGTACCAGTGGCGGCGTATCAACTGGGCACCGCAGCAGCAACTGGCGCGTTTGGGGCTGGTGCGCACGCTTTCGGAGCGGGTGAAGATATCGGGGGGCTATACGTATTTTCAGACCCACCGCTACGGCCGCTACCCCACGGTACCTAACCGCCCTGAGCCGGAAAACCGCCTCTACGAGGATGTCTCGCTGGATGACCAGCTGGGCCGGTTCACCTTTACGCACCGAGTGCGGCTGGAGCAGCGTTGGCTGGGCACCCGCGCTGAGGAGGGCCGGGGGCCGGTGGAAACATGGGAGTATCAGAACCGTATCCGTTACCAACTCTCGGGGCAGTTTCCGCTGCAGGGACCTGCCGTGGAAAATGGCGAGTGGTACCTGAATGCGTTTGATGAGCTGTTTATCGGCTTCGGGCGAAACGTGGGCGACAATGTGTTCAATCAGAACCGAATTTCCGGCGGCCTTGGCTACCAGTTTGCCGACAATGCCAAGGTCGAATTGAACTACCTCTACCAGATAAGCCAGCACGCGGAGCCCGAGCCGGTTTCGGGGCGGCCTGTGTTCGAAATCAACCACGGCTTCCGTCTGAACGTGCTGTACGACCTGGACTTTACCGGTGAGTAA
- a CDS encoding SDR family oxidoreductase, which yields MFSNNAAPLPLAGKVALITGSESGIGRETARAFCQQGAAVVLNGRQPERLESTRQALAAEGYRVAACVADVTDYAACEQLVAVAIREFGRLDMLVANASISMRAYFLDMTPDVFRQVLDSNVYGAVFPLKAALPHLIRSRGSVTFISSISALNGMPSGSAYCAGKAALTNLAHTLRLELADTGVHFGVVHIGFTQNDPEKRVLDAAGQPVPIAHRPPRWQKSQAQVAAIILRHVQRRRQRTVISALGLLILVVHSVLPRLGDWVVRTSQQRLRNFYE from the coding sequence ATGTTCAGTAACAACGCAGCCCCGCTGCCGCTGGCCGGTAAGGTGGCCCTGATAACCGGCTCCGAGTCGGGTATTGGGCGCGAAACGGCCCGGGCTTTCTGCCAACAGGGGGCGGCCGTGGTGCTTAATGGCCGCCAGCCCGAGCGGCTGGAAAGCACCCGCCAGGCCCTGGCCGCCGAGGGCTACCGGGTAGCCGCCTGCGTGGCCGACGTGACCGACTACGCCGCCTGCGAGCAGCTGGTGGCCGTGGCCATCCGGGAGTTTGGCCGGCTCGATATGCTGGTGGCCAACGCCAGCATTTCCATGCGGGCCTACTTTCTGGACATGACGCCCGACGTGTTCCGGCAGGTGCTGGATAGTAACGTGTACGGGGCCGTGTTTCCGCTGAAGGCCGCCTTGCCGCACCTCATCCGGAGCCGGGGCAGCGTCACGTTCATTTCCTCGATTTCGGCCCTGAACGGCATGCCCAGCGGCTCGGCCTACTGCGCCGGCAAGGCCGCTCTCACTAACCTGGCCCACACCCTGCGCCTGGAGCTGGCCGATACCGGCGTCCACTTCGGGGTGGTGCACATCGGCTTCACCCAGAACGACCCCGAGAAGCGCGTACTCGATGCCGCCGGCCAGCCCGTGCCCATTGCCCACCGCCCGCCCCGCTGGCAGAAGTCGCAGGCCCAGGTGGCGGCCATTATCCTGCGCCACGTGCAGCGGCGGCGGCAGCGCACCGTCATTTCGGCGTTGGGCCTGTTGATTCTCGTCGTACATTCGGTGCTGCCCCGGTTGGGCGACTGGGTGGTGCGCACCTCGCAGCAGCGGCTCCGCAACTTCTACGAATAG
- a CDS encoding MIP/aquaporin family protein, which translates to MTATLRQCLLAEVLGTAFLLIFGTGAVVVDEQTHAIGHGGVAAAFGLIVLIIIQGLGHISGAHVNPAVTIGFWAAGRFPGRRVVPYVLAQLVGAALGSGAVWLLAAPGSSLGATLPAHSAWQAFGVELGLTFWLMLIILRVTCSYYEQGLLVGITISSTVALEALVGGPLSGASMNPARSLSPALFNGNFTAAWVYVAAPVAGVLLAVLADRLLDLKAPANIQPPQ; encoded by the coding sequence ATGACTGCTACGCTACGACAATGCCTGCTGGCCGAGGTACTCGGTACGGCCTTTCTGTTGATTTTCGGGACCGGGGCAGTAGTGGTGGACGAGCAGACGCACGCCATCGGGCACGGTGGGGTGGCGGCGGCTTTCGGGCTGATTGTGCTGATTATCATTCAGGGGCTGGGCCACATCAGCGGGGCCCACGTGAACCCGGCCGTGACCATTGGGTTCTGGGCGGCGGGGCGTTTTCCGGGGCGGCGGGTAGTGCCTTACGTGCTGGCCCAGCTGGTGGGCGCGGCCTTGGGCAGCGGGGCGGTGTGGCTACTGGCCGCGCCCGGTTCCTCGTTGGGGGCTACGCTGCCAGCCCACAGTGCCTGGCAGGCCTTCGGGGTGGAGTTGGGCCTGACCTTCTGGCTGATGCTGATTATTCTGCGCGTAACGTGCAGCTACTATGAGCAGGGCCTGCTCGTAGGCATCACCATCAGCAGCACGGTGGCCCTGGAGGCGCTGGTGGGCGGCCCCCTGAGCGGGGCCTCCATGAACCCGGCCCGTTCCCTCAGCCCAGCCCTGTTCAATGGGAACTTCACGGCTGCCTGGGTGTACGTGGCCGCGCCCGTGGCCGGCGTGCTACTGGCCGTGCTGGCCGACCGCCTGCTGGATTTGAAAGCTCCCGCTAACATCCAACCCCCGCAGTAG
- a CDS encoding arsenosugar biosynthesis-associated peroxidase-like protein, which translates to METYYNPADLKKFGNIGEFQKEFADKFFSYYGAVFAEGALTAREKSLIALAVAHAVQCPYCIDAYSADTLEKGCTEPEMMEAVHVAAAIRGGATLVHGVQMMNKVKELSM; encoded by the coding sequence ATGGAAACCTACTACAACCCCGCCGACCTCAAGAAATTCGGCAACATCGGCGAGTTTCAGAAAGAGTTTGCCGATAAGTTCTTCTCCTACTACGGCGCCGTATTCGCCGAAGGCGCCCTCACTGCCCGCGAAAAATCCCTGATTGCCCTAGCCGTGGCCCACGCCGTGCAGTGCCCGTACTGCATTGATGCCTACTCGGCCGATACGCTGGAAAAAGGCTGCACCGAGCCCGAAATGATGGAGGCCGTACACGTGGCCGCCGCCATCCGGGGCGGGGCCACGCTGGTGCACGGCGTGCAGATGATGAACAAGGTGAAAGAGCTTTCCATGTAG
- a CDS encoding M28 family peptidase, whose product MRLLLPLLLLTSQALAQPADTVRLRRHILALTSTPEPRNYLHEVSLNQAADYIKAELAAAGARPTEQPYEVEGRTYRNILGHFGPETGPRIIIGAHYDVYGEQPGADDNGSGVAALLELARLLGQQQGLPCRIDLVAYTLEEPPFFRTPHMGSYVHAEALRKAGVPVRGMVALETLGYFDDRKRTQSYPLGPLKWVYGTRGNYVTVAQKFGNGHFGRQFARCYKQAAILPVKRFKAPAWLPGIDFSDHLNYWHFGYPAVLLTDTAFYRNHHYHKPTDTLNRLDLYRLGLAVEALLATVLRL is encoded by the coding sequence ATGCGTCTGCTGCTACCGTTACTGCTGCTAACCTCTCAGGCGCTGGCCCAGCCCGCCGATACAGTCCGACTGCGCCGCCACATCTTGGCCCTCACCAGCACGCCCGAGCCCCGCAACTACCTCCACGAAGTCAGCCTTAACCAAGCCGCCGACTACATCAAGGCCGAGCTGGCCGCCGCCGGGGCCCGACCCACCGAGCAGCCGTATGAGGTGGAAGGCCGTACCTACCGCAATATTCTGGGCCACTTTGGGCCTGAAACCGGCCCGCGCATCATCATTGGGGCGCATTATGACGTGTACGGGGAACAGCCCGGGGCTGATGACAATGGCAGCGGGGTAGCGGCCCTGCTGGAGCTGGCGCGCCTGCTTGGGCAGCAACAGGGGTTGCCCTGCCGGATTGATCTGGTAGCCTACACGCTGGAGGAGCCGCCGTTTTTCCGGACCCCTCACATGGGCAGCTATGTACACGCCGAAGCGCTACGTAAGGCTGGGGTGCCGGTGCGGGGCATGGTAGCGCTGGAAACGCTGGGCTATTTCGACGACCGGAAACGCACCCAGAGCTACCCGCTGGGGCCGCTGAAATGGGTGTATGGCACGCGGGGCAACTACGTCACGGTGGCGCAGAAATTCGGGAATGGCCACTTCGGCCGGCAGTTTGCCCGTTGCTACAAGCAGGCAGCCATTCTGCCTGTGAAGAGGTTTAAGGCCCCCGCCTGGTTGCCCGGTATCGACTTTTCGGATCATCTCAACTACTGGCACTTCGGCTACCCGGCTGTGCTGCTCACCGATACCGCCTTCTACCGTAACCACCACTACCACAAGCCTACCGATACGCTCAATCGCCTGGATCTGTACCGGCTGGGGCTGGCCGTGGAGGCGCTGCTGGCTACGGTATTGCGCCTGTAA
- a CDS encoding flavin reductase family protein, translating to MSTPTPFRSIVPSDLSPSDWHPFMVGAVAPRPVAFVSTVAADGSVNLSPYSFFNCFGSNPPILAFSPANRVRDNSQKHTLQNVREVAECVVHICDYAMVEQMSLASTEYAKGVNEFVKAGFTEVPSQQVRPPRVLEAPAAFECVVEQVIELGQNNGAGNLVLCRVVLAHFREDLILPSGIGIDPRKLDAVARLGGDWYSRSAATLFEVPKPNRNLGIGIDQLPEHFRTSDLLTGNNLGRLANIEVQAIPSAADVQAFRQEPIVSYTLSKYPDAAGQRAALMQLGKQLLEEGRLLEAWKVLLLAAE from the coding sequence ATGTCTACCCCCACGCCGTTTCGCAGCATCGTTCCCTCTGACCTCTCGCCCTCCGACTGGCACCCGTTCATGGTAGGAGCCGTGGCCCCGCGCCCGGTGGCCTTTGTGAGCACCGTGGCGGCCGACGGCAGCGTGAACCTGAGTCCGTACAGCTTTTTCAACTGCTTTGGCTCCAACCCGCCCATCCTGGCCTTCTCGCCCGCCAACCGCGTCCGTGACAACTCGCAGAAACACACCCTGCAAAACGTGCGCGAGGTGGCCGAGTGCGTAGTCCACATCTGCGACTATGCCATGGTGGAGCAGATGTCACTGGCTAGCACAGAATATGCAAAAGGTGTGAATGAGTTCGTGAAAGCTGGTTTCACGGAAGTACCCAGCCAGCAGGTGCGCCCGCCCCGGGTGCTGGAGGCCCCGGCCGCCTTCGAGTGCGTGGTGGAGCAAGTGATTGAGCTGGGCCAGAATAATGGGGCCGGCAACCTGGTGCTGTGCCGGGTGGTGCTGGCCCACTTCCGCGAAGACCTCATCCTGCCCTCCGGCATCGGCATCGACCCGCGCAAACTCGACGCCGTGGCCCGCCTGGGCGGCGACTGGTACAGCCGCTCCGCTGCCACGCTGTTCGAAGTACCCAAGCCCAACCGAAATCTGGGCATCGGCATCGACCAGTTGCCAGAACACTTCCGCACCTCCGATTTGCTTACCGGCAACAACCTGGGCCGCCTCGCCAACATCGAAGTGCAGGCCATTCCCTCCGCTGCCGACGTACAGGCGTTCCGCCAGGAGCCCATCGTAAGCTACACGCTGAGCAAGTACCCTGATGCAGCCGGACAACGAGCGGCGCTGATGCAGCTTGGCAAGCAGTTATTGGAAGAGGGCCGGCTGCTGGAAGCCTGGAAAGTGCTGCTGCTGGCCGCCGAATAG
- the arsS gene encoding arsenosugar biosynthesis radical SAM (seleno)protein ArsS (Some members of this family are selenoproteins.), whose amino-acid sequence MTKSLKATGNQLADSAFQLTVLRQEVVDVLHLPPFHQKMGEAGLFPLRPVAPAVLQINVGKMCNQVCKHCHVDAGPDRKEIMTRETMQLCLDALAQTNIPTVDLTGGAPEMNPDFRWFVEEISKLGRKVIVRCNLTIIVANKKYHDLPEFFRQHGVEVVSSLPFYSADKTDRQRGDGVFADSIRALQMLNAVGYGQPGSGLTLNLVYNPAGAFMPGPQAGLELQFKRALQKDFGIVFNSLFAITNIPVSRFLDYLIESGNYAGYMEKLVNAFNPTAAAGVMCRDTISVGWDGGLYDCDFNQMLDLHVASPSRHIRNFDAVALAQRAVVVNQHCYGCTAGAGSSCGGTVA is encoded by the coding sequence GTGACGAAATCCCTCAAAGCCACCGGCAATCAGCTCGCCGATTCGGCTTTTCAACTGACCGTGCTGCGCCAGGAAGTGGTGGACGTGCTGCACCTGCCGCCTTTTCATCAGAAGATGGGGGAGGCTGGGCTGTTTCCGCTCCGGCCGGTGGCGCCGGCAGTGCTGCAGATCAACGTGGGTAAAATGTGCAACCAGGTGTGCAAGCACTGTCACGTGGACGCCGGCCCCGACCGGAAGGAAATCATGACCCGCGAGACGATGCAGCTCTGCCTCGACGCGCTGGCCCAGACCAACATTCCGACGGTGGACCTGACCGGCGGGGCCCCCGAAATGAACCCCGATTTCCGGTGGTTTGTGGAGGAAATCAGCAAGTTGGGGCGCAAGGTTATCGTGCGCTGCAACCTCACCATTATCGTGGCTAACAAGAAGTACCACGATTTGCCCGAGTTTTTCCGCCAGCACGGGGTAGAGGTGGTCAGCTCCCTGCCGTTCTACAGCGCCGATAAAACCGACCGTCAGCGCGGCGACGGGGTGTTTGCCGATTCCATCCGGGCACTGCAGATGCTTAACGCCGTAGGCTACGGCCAGCCCGGCAGCGGCCTCACCCTGAACCTGGTGTATAATCCGGCCGGGGCCTTCATGCCCGGTCCGCAGGCGGGGCTGGAGCTGCAATTCAAGCGCGCGTTGCAGAAGGATTTCGGCATCGTGTTTAACAGCCTGTTTGCCATCACCAACATTCCGGTGAGCCGGTTCCTGGATTACCTTATCGAGTCGGGCAACTACGCGGGCTACATGGAGAAGCTGGTGAATGCCTTCAACCCCACCGCCGCCGCTGGCGTGATGTGCCGCGACACTATCTCGGTGGGCTGGGACGGGGGCCTCTACGACTGCGACTTCAACCAGATGCTCGACCTGCACGTGGCCAGCCCCAGCCGCCACATCCGCAACTTCGACGCGGTGGCCCTGGCTCAGCGGGCGGTGGTGGTGAACCAGCACTGCTACGGCTGCACGGCCGGCGCCGGCTCCAGCTGCGGCGGTACCGTGGCATAA